The following are from one region of the Pseudophryne corroboree isolate aPseCor3 chromosome 3 unlocalized genomic scaffold, aPseCor3.hap2 SUPER_3_unloc_26, whole genome shotgun sequence genome:
- the LOC134983851 gene encoding oocyte zinc finger protein XlCOF6-like codes for MMENHRPLTSLDGPSNRDTPERCPRPLYSQDCTEENHRIAQEDQVERLSRIKAEDIEGEEEMYVTDIKVEDIEGEEETYVTDIKAEDIEGEEETYVTDIKAEDIEGEEETYVTDIKAEDIEGEEETYVTCIKVEDIEGEEETYVTDIKAEDPEGEEETYVRGDQQCKEEEIPTDISTADGHTSRNISEGHLMLSPDCDIKDDSRQDSPGPTPITPIIHPALSADPSDPGRCSPDPSDIGASVTALRVDTVFLCSIDAKCFTQNTKLITHQPAKADEKQFPCSECGKCFTYKSGLVTHERIHTGEKPYSCSECGKCFTQKSQLITHQRSHTGERPFPCPECGKCFAHKSDLVSHNRNHTGEKPFSCSECGKCFTWKSQLVTHLRSHTGENPFPCSECGKCFTYKSQLVIHKRIHTGEKPYSCSECGNCFTYKSTLDAHKRSHTGTSPFPCSECGKYFAQNSQLARHQRSHTGEKPFPCPECGKCFAQNSDLVSHNRSHTGENPISCSECGKCFAWKSQLVKHQRSHTGEKPFPCSECGKCFANKSDLVKHKRSHTGEKPFPCTECGKSFAQKSDLVSHNRSHTGENPISCSECGKCFARKSQLVIHHRSHTGEKPFSCSECGKCFAWKSDIVRHHRSHTGARPFPCSDCGKCFAHKSHLVIHQRNHTGEKPFSCTECTKSYTQKSELVTHQRSHTGEKPFPCPECGKCFAHKRDFFKHEKSHTGEKPFPCSECGKCFTQKSHLVTHQQIHTGENPFPCSECGKCFAHNSALVIHHRSHTGAKPFPCSEWGKCFTHKSQFVTHQRRHTGEKPF; via the exons atgatggagaatcaccggcccctcacatcactgg atgggcccagtaacagagataccccagagagatgtccccgtcctctgtattcccaggactgtacagaggagaatcacaggatcgcacaggaggatcaggtag aacgtctttctcgtataaaggcagaagatatagagggagaagaagagatgtatgtgactgatataaaggtagaagatatagagggagaagaagagacatatgtgactgatataaaggcagaagatatagagggagaagaagagacgtatgtgactgatataaaggcagaagatatagagggagaagaagagacgtatgtgactgatataaaggcagaagatatagagggagaagaagagacgtatgtgacttgtataaaggtagaagatatagagggagaagaagagacgtatgtgactgatataaaggcagaagatccagagggagaagaagagacgtatgtgaggggtgatcagcagtgtaaggaggaggagatccctacagatatcagcacag cagatggacacacaagcaggaatatctcagaaggacatctaatgttatccccggattgtgacataaaagatgacagtagacaggattctccaggacctactcccattaccccaattatacatccagctctatcagctgatccatcTGATCCTGGGAGATGTTCTCCTGAtccctctgatattggtgcatctgttacagctctaagagtagatacagtgtttctgtgttctatagatgccaaatgttttacacagaacacaaagcttattacccatcagcctgCTAAGGCAGATGAGAagcaatttccatgttctgagtgtggaaaatgttttacatacaaatcaggtcttgttacacatgagagaatacatacaggtgagaaaccatattcctgttctgagtgtgggaaatgttttacccagaaatcacaacttattacacatcagcgaagtcacacaggtgaaaggccatttccatgtcctgagtgtgggaaatgttttgcacataaatcagatcttgttagtcataacagaaatcacacaggtgagaagccattttcatgttctgagtgtgggaaatgttttacctggaaatcacaacttgttacacatctgcgaagtcacacaggtgaaaatccatttccatgttctgagtgtgggaaatgttttacatataaatcacaacttgtaatacataagagaatacatacaggtgagaaaccatattcctgttctgagtgtgggaactgttttacatacaaatcaactcttgatgcacataagagaagtcacacaggtacatcaccatttccatgttctgagtgtgggaaatattttgcacaaaactcacaacttgctagacatcagagaagtcacacaggtgagaagccatttccatgtcctgagtgtggtaaatgttttgcacaaaattcagatcttgttagtcataacagaagtcacacaggcgagaatccaatttcttgctctgagtgtgggaaatgttttgcctggaaatcacaacttgttaaacatcagagaagtcacacaggtgagaagccttttccatgctctgagtgtgggaaatgttttgcaaacaaatcagatcttgttaaacataagagaagtcacacaggtgagaagccatttccatgtactgagtgtggtaaaagttttgcacaaaaatcagatcttgttagtcataacagaagtcacacaggtgagaatccaatttcctgctctgagtgtgggaaatgttttgcccggaaatcacaacttgttatacatcacagaagtcacacaggtgagaagccattttcttgctctgagtgtgggaaatgttttgcctggAAATCAGATATTGTTAGACATCatcgaagtcacacaggtgcgaggccatttccatgttctgactgtggaaaatgttttgcacacaaatcacatcttgttattcatcagagaaatcacacaggtgagaagcctttttcttgCACTGAGTGCACGAAAAGTTATACtcagaaatcagaacttgttacacatcagagaagtcacacaggtgagaagccatttccatgtcctgagtgtgggaaatgttttgcacacaaaagagatttttttaaacatgagaaaagtcacacaggtgagaagccatttccatgctctgagtgtgggaaatgttttacacagaaatcacatcttgttacacatcagcaaattcacacaggtgagaatccatttccatgctctgagtgtgggaaatgttttgcacacaactcagctcttgttatacatcacagaagtcacacaggtgcgaagccatttccatgttctgagtgggggaaatgttttacacacaaatcacaatttgttacacaccagagaagacacacaggtgagaagccattttaa